In Cryptomeria japonica chromosome 10, Sugi_1.0, whole genome shotgun sequence, a genomic segment contains:
- the LOC131071892 gene encoding aspartate aminotransferase, with translation MASFKCPVGKSSAFDSLHNSIDQRKTTCGHLGSISKVDITRSSSRHWHPSAHRISFRSSEKKGTHHSFSIRAMAESDSVNGVPQIDISINPRVASLKPSKTMAISDHATALVQAGVPIIRLAAGEPDFNTPDIISEAGIKAIQEGYTRYTPNAGTMEIRTAICNKLKEENGLSYTPDQIVVSNGAKQCIMQAVLAVCSPGDEVIIPAPFWVSYPEMARLADATPVIIPTSLSDDFLLNPEVLSSKLNERSRLLILCSPSNPTGSVYRREVLEEIAKIVAKHPRLLVLSDEIYEHIIYQPAKHTSFASLPGMWERTLTVNGFSKAFAMTGWRLGYLAGPKHFVTACGRIQSQSTSGASSISQKAGVAALGLGYAGGEVVSTMVKAFKERRDFLVKRLQALEGVKLSVPQGAFYLFPDFSSYYGTEVEGFGIIEGSEALCRFFLEKAQVAVVPGDAFGENKCIRISYAASLDTLKAAIDNIEKSLTLLQPAAPAKHS, from the exons ATGGCATCATTCAAATGCCCAGTTGGGAAAAGCTCTGCATTTGATTCTTTGCACAATAGTATCGATCAGCGCAAGACAACATGTGGGCATTTGGGATCCATTTCGAAGGTTGATATCACACGAAGCTCCTCAAGACATTGGCATCCTAGTGCTCACAGGATATCTTTCAG GTCATCTGAAAAAAAAGGGACTCATCATTCGTTCAGCATTAGAGCCATGGCTGAATCAGATAGTGTAAATGGCGTACCACAAATTGATATCTCAATAAATCCAAGGGTGGCATCTCTTAAACCATCAAAAACAATGGCAATATCAGATCATGCAACTGCACTTGTGCAAGCCGGAGTTCCTATTATCAGACTAGCAGCTGGTGAACCTGATTTTAATACACCAGACATAATATCTGAG GCAGGTATTAAGGCAATTCAGGAAGGCTATACTCGATATACTCCTAATGCAGGAACCATGGAGATTCGAACTGCTATTTGTAACAAGTTAAAAG AGGAAAATGGCCTCTCATACACCCCTGACCAGATTGTTGTCAGTAATGGAGCAAAACAATGTATCATGCAAGCTGTTTTAGCAGTTTGTTCTCCGGGTGATGAG GTTATCATCCCAGCTCCATTTTGGGTGAGCTATCCCGAAATGGCTCGATTAGCAGATGCAACTCCAGTTATAATACCAACATCATTATCAGATGATTTCCTGCTGAATCCAGAGGTTTTGTCTTCAAAACTGAATGAAAGGTCAAGGTTATTGATTTTATGTAGCCCTTCCAATCCTACCGGATCTGTTTATCGTCGAGAAGTGCTTGAAGAAATAGCGAAAATTGTTGCAAAGCATCCTAGGCTGCTC GTTTTATCAGATGAGATCTATGAGCACATTATATATCAACCAGCAAAACACACAAGCTTTGCTTCTTTGCCAGGCATGTGGGAACGAACATTAACTGTCAATGGATTCTCTAAG GCTTTTGCAATGACTGGTTGGCGACTGGGGTACTTGGCTGGACCAAAGCATTTTGTTACAGCTTGCGGCAGAATCCAGAGCCAG TCCACATCAGGGGCTAGCAGTATCTCGCAGAAGGCAGGAGTCGCTGCTTTAGGTTTGGGATATGCTGGTGGTGAAGTAGTTTCTACCATGGTCAAAGCATTCAAGGAGCGAAGGGACTTTTTAGTTAAAAGATTGCAAGCACTGGAGGGTGTGAAGTTATCAGTGCCTCAG gGTGCCTTTTATTTATTTCCCGATTTTAGTTCATACTATGGAACTGAAGTGGAAGGCTTTGGTATTATTGAGGGCTCCGAAGCTCTCTGCCGTTTTTTCCTTGAGAAGGCACAG GTCGCCGTTGTCCCAGGAGATGCCTTCGGAGAAAATAAGTGCATTCGTATCTCATATGCAGCATCTCTTGACACACTTAAAGCAGCCATAGACAATATCGAGAAGTCTCTTACTCTTTTGCAGCCTGCTGCTCCAGCTAAGCATAGCTAA